One window from the genome of Streptococcus halotolerans encodes:
- a CDS encoding DUF1273 domain-containing protein, protein MTTLLVSGYRSFDLGIFKENDERIAVIKKAIRRDLERFCSEGLEWLIFTGELGFEYWVLEVAKEMKEDYDLKLATIFCFANQGDNWNEANQMKLSAFKQVDFVKYSFDAYDNPGQFKQYHQFLLANTDEAYLFYDSDNETNLKYLYRMMQESDYKVNQLRFDDLNDIAMENE, encoded by the coding sequence ATGACCACTCTTTTAGTGTCTGGTTATCGCAGTTTTGATTTAGGAATTTTTAAGGAAAATGATGAACGCATTGCCGTTATCAAAAAAGCCATCAGACGAGACTTGGAGCGATTTTGTTCGGAGGGATTGGAGTGGCTTATTTTTACAGGTGAGTTAGGGTTTGAGTATTGGGTTTTAGAAGTCGCTAAAGAAATGAAGGAAGATTATGATCTGAAGTTAGCCACCATATTTTGTTTTGCCAATCAAGGTGACAACTGGAACGAAGCCAATCAGATGAAATTGTCAGCCTTTAAACAAGTTGACTTTGTTAAATATAGTTTCGATGCTTACGACAATCCTGGTCAATTCAAGCAATATCATCAATTCTTACTTGCCAATACCGATGAAGCTTATTTATTTTACGACAGTGACAATGAGACAAACTTAAAATATTTATACCGCATGATGCAGGAATCTGATTATAAAGTTAATCAGTTACGATTTGATGACTTAAATGACATTGCTATGGAAAATGAATAA